Proteins from a single region of Hordeum vulgare subsp. vulgare chromosome 6H, MorexV3_pseudomolecules_assembly, whole genome shotgun sequence:
- the LOC123403447 gene encoding thionin BTH7-like has protein sequence MATNKSIKSVVICVLILGLVLEQVQVEGKSCCKNTTGRNCYNACRFAGGSRPVCATACGCKIISSPTCPRDYPKLNLLPESGEPNATEYCTIGCRTSVCDNMDNVSRGQEMNFDMGLCSNACARFCNDGEVIQSVEA, from the exons GCAACCAACAAGAGTATTAAGAGCGTGGTTATTTGTGTTCTCATATTGGGTTTAGTTCTGGAGCAGGTCCAAGTAGAAGGCAAGAGTTGCTGCAAGAACACGACGGGCAGAAACTGCTACAACGCCTGCCGTTTCGCCGGTGGTTCCCGACCAGTCTGCGCAACTGCTTGTGGTTGTAAAATCATAAGCAGCCCAACATGTCCTAGGGACTATCCTAAGCTGAATCTTCTCCCTGAATCCG GTGAACCAAATGCGACTGAGTACTGCACAATTGGATGCAGGACTTCCGTTTGTGACAACATGGACAATG TTTCCCGTGGCCAAGAGATGAATTTCGACATGGGACTCTGCAGCAACGCATGTGCCCGTTTCTGTAATGATGGTGAAGTCATTCAGTCTGTTGAAGCCTAA